One Pseudorhodoplanes sinuspersici DNA segment encodes these proteins:
- a CDS encoding cobalamin-binding protein yields the protein MFPPRRIVCLTEETVETLYLLGEDHRIVGVSGYAVRPPQVRKEKPRVSAFISADVPKILALEPDLVLTFSDLQADIVAALIRAGIAVHAFNQRDIAGIFAMIRTLGALVDTRDKADALATALEAKLDDTRAASALHEHKPRIYFEEWDEPMISGIRWVSELIAIAGGIDVFPELSMKKSATERIISAEAVIAAAPDIIIGSWCGKKFVPSKVAARPGFDTIPAVKNNWLREIKSTLILQPGPAALTDGLDAIVAIIEEWRAF from the coding sequence ATGTTCCCGCCACGGCGCATCGTCTGCCTGACCGAAGAGACCGTGGAGACGCTGTATCTCCTCGGCGAGGATCATCGCATTGTCGGCGTCTCGGGCTATGCGGTGCGCCCGCCACAGGTGCGGAAAGAAAAGCCGCGCGTCTCCGCCTTCATCAGCGCCGATGTGCCGAAGATCCTGGCGCTCGAACCCGATCTCGTTCTGACCTTTTCCGATCTGCAAGCCGATATCGTCGCCGCGCTGATCCGTGCCGGCATCGCCGTGCATGCTTTCAACCAGCGCGACATCGCCGGCATCTTCGCGATGATCCGTACGCTCGGCGCACTGGTCGATACACGCGACAAGGCCGATGCGCTCGCGACCGCGTTAGAGGCAAAGCTTGACGATACGCGCGCGGCATCAGCGCTGCACGAACACAAGCCGCGCATCTACTTCGAGGAATGGGACGAGCCGATGATATCCGGCATCCGCTGGGTCTCCGAATTGATCGCGATTGCCGGCGGCATCGATGTGTTTCCCGAACTCTCGATGAAGAAATCTGCGACCGAGCGCATCATCTCAGCCGAAGCGGTAATCGCCGCCGCGCCCGACATCATCATCGGCTCATGGTGCGGCAAGAAATTTGTGCCGTCGAAGGTCGCCGCACGTCCTGGCTTCGATACCATTCCCGCGGTGAAGAACAATTGGCTGCGCGAAATCAAATCGACGCTGATCCTGCAGCCCGGCCCGGCCGCACTGACCGACGGCCTCGACGCCATCGTTGCGATCATCGAGGAATGGCGGGCGTTTTAA
- a CDS encoding ABC transporter substrate-binding protein, producing MHYARVTEFVPASLRIALCTALCAVVCAGFWVNGAHAADAPKRVLSFNLCADQLVVALADPEQIAGLSPYAADPSLSVVADKARHFRKVDWQAESTILLQPDLVLVGPNDRSVTRRMLAAQGLRFKETPFVSDLDSARTQIRDMAALLGHPERGEALLADLERARGRLAAVARKDGKTAMVVERGGYTQGPSSLAATLLAEAGLKPPAGAPAGYGGFIALERFLVLKPDLVFLKDPPNAPTDQGAMFLVHPALRDLYPPERRFALPTRYTMCGGPALVAAFDYMADEMARVGK from the coding sequence ATGCACTATGCCCGCGTGACGGAGTTTGTGCCAGCGAGCCTGCGGATCGCGCTGTGCACGGCGTTATGCGCGGTCGTGTGCGCGGGCTTTTGGGTTAACGGGGCGCATGCGGCAGATGCGCCGAAGCGGGTCTTATCCTTCAATCTCTGCGCTGACCAGCTTGTGGTGGCGTTGGCCGACCCCGAGCAGATCGCCGGGCTCTCGCCTTATGCGGCCGATCCCTCGCTGTCGGTGGTGGCGGACAAGGCGCGGCACTTCAGAAAAGTCGATTGGCAGGCCGAGTCTACGATTCTCTTGCAGCCCGATCTGGTGCTGGTCGGCCCGAATGACCGCTCGGTGACGCGGCGCATGCTGGCCGCGCAGGGACTTCGCTTCAAAGAGACGCCGTTTGTCAGCGATCTCGATTCGGCGCGCACCCAGATCCGCGACATGGCCGCTTTGCTCGGGCATCCCGAGCGCGGCGAAGCCCTGCTCGCCGATCTTGAGCGCGCACGCGGACGGCTGGCAGCGGTGGCGCGCAAGGACGGCAAGACGGCGATGGTGGTCGAGCGCGGCGGTTATACGCAGGGGCCGTCGAGCCTTGCCGCGACGTTGCTCGCCGAAGCGGGCCTCAAGCCGCCTGCGGGCGCGCCTGCGGGCTATGGCGGCTTCATTGCGCTGGAGAGGTTTCTGGTGCTGAAGCCGGATCTGGTTTTCCTCAAAGATCCGCCGAATGCTCCGACCGATCAGGGCGCGATGTTTCTTGTGCATCCGGCCTTGCGCGATCTCTATCCGCCGGAGCGCCGCTTTGCCTTGCCAACACGCTACACGATGTGCGGCGGACCGGCCCTGGTTGCAGCGTTCGACTACATGGCCGATGAGATGGCGCGGGTGGGAAAATAA
- a CDS encoding FecCD family ABC transporter permease, which produces MQAITKNAWRLNAALISLVLILMLVSLMVGPAGLPARTALAALWSGDGPAAIIVREIRLPRTLLAALIGATLGLSGAALQGLFRNPLAEPAIFGAPQAAAAASSFMIAFGLSSATSLAVPVAGILGALASVSALVLIAGQRTSLTVVLLAGFALASFAGAATALILNLAPNPFIALEVAFWLLGSLEDRSRDHLLIAMPFMIASWIILLLPARAFRALTLGEDAAASLGVDLKRLRLMVVGGTALGVGAAVAVAGAIGFVGLVAPHLVRRYVKHDPARVMLPGALAGAALLLAADITVRIVPSAIELKVGVVTALIGVPFFLSMIFSERKFLEGDSE; this is translated from the coding sequence ATGCAAGCGATAACGAAAAATGCCTGGCGGCTCAATGCGGCGCTTATAAGCCTTGTTCTCATCTTGATGCTGGTCTCGCTCATGGTCGGTCCGGCGGGTCTGCCGGCGCGAACGGCATTGGCGGCGCTCTGGAGCGGCGACGGCCCCGCCGCCATCATCGTCCGCGAAATCCGGCTGCCGCGCACGCTGCTGGCCGCCCTGATCGGCGCGACACTTGGGCTCTCCGGCGCCGCCTTGCAGGGACTGTTCCGCAACCCGCTGGCGGAGCCGGCCATCTTCGGCGCACCGCAAGCAGCCGCCGCCGCCTCGTCCTTCATGATCGCTTTTGGATTGTCGTCGGCCACGTCGCTGGCGGTGCCGGTCGCCGGCATCCTCGGCGCGCTCGCATCGGTCAGCGCCCTGGTGCTGATCGCGGGCCAGCGCACCAGCCTCACAGTCGTGCTGCTGGCCGGCTTCGCACTCGCAAGCTTTGCCGGGGCCGCCACGGCGCTCATTCTCAATCTCGCGCCCAATCCCTTCATCGCACTTGAAGTTGCGTTCTGGTTGCTCGGCTCGCTGGAGGATCGCTCGCGCGATCATCTTCTGATCGCCATGCCGTTCATGATCGCAAGCTGGATCATCCTGCTCCTGCCCGCCCGCGCCTTCCGCGCGCTGACGCTCGGCGAAGATGCCGCGGCATCGCTGGGCGTCGATCTCAAACGTTTGCGGCTGATGGTGGTTGGCGGCACGGCGCTTGGCGTCGGCGCCGCCGTTGCTGTCGCCGGTGCCATCGGTTTCGTCGGACTGGTGGCGCCGCATCTCGTTCGGCGTTATGTGAAGCATGATCCGGCGCGCGTGATGCTGCCGGGTGCGCTCGCCGGCGCGGCCCTGCTGCTGGCTGCAGATATCACCGTGCGCATCGTCCCGTCCGCCATCGAATTGAAGGTCGGCGTCGTCACCGCACTCATCGGCGTGCCATTCTTCCTGTCGATGATCTTCAGCGAACGGAAATTTCTGGAGGGCGATTCGGAATGA
- a CDS encoding ABC transporter ATP-binding protein has protein sequence MTAPLLTARNVSVRLGGRTIVDDISLTLQANEFVVLVGPNGAGKTTLIKALAGLVAAFGEVEIEGRALSSVPARERARRLAYLPQGHDFSWPLPAAEIVALGRYPHADPFSPVSQGDRDAVMHALEITGTKAFANRIVTTLSGGERARVALARVLATQAPIVLADEPTMSLDPRHQFVVMDLLRHAAHESGAVLAVVHDLALAARYADRVIVLEQGRVVADGKPDIALSTERIAHVFGVEADMIEIGGAKLPLVRRPL, from the coding sequence ATGACCGCCCCTCTCCTGACCGCGCGCAATGTTTCCGTTCGGCTTGGCGGACGGACGATTGTCGATGATATCAGCCTCACATTGCAGGCGAATGAGTTTGTCGTATTGGTTGGCCCGAATGGCGCCGGCAAAACCACACTCATCAAAGCCTTGGCCGGACTCGTCGCGGCTTTCGGCGAAGTCGAGATCGAAGGCCGTGCATTGTCGTCCGTTCCGGCGCGCGAACGTGCGCGACGCCTCGCCTATCTACCGCAAGGGCACGATTTTTCATGGCCGCTACCGGCAGCGGAGATCGTGGCGCTCGGACGCTATCCGCATGCCGATCCGTTCTCGCCGGTGTCGCAAGGCGATCGCGATGCCGTCATGCATGCGCTGGAGATCACCGGCACGAAAGCCTTTGCCAATCGCATCGTCACCACGCTGTCTGGCGGCGAACGCGCCCGCGTGGCCTTGGCGCGCGTGCTGGCCACGCAGGCGCCGATTGTCCTTGCCGACGAGCCAACCATGTCGCTCGATCCGCGACACCAGTTCGTGGTGATGGATTTGCTGCGGCACGCAGCTCATGAAAGCGGCGCCGTGCTGGCCGTGGTGCACGACCTTGCGCTCGCGGCACGTTATGCGGATCGCGTGATTGTGCTGGAGCAAGGCCGCGTCGTTGCCGATGGCAAGCCCGACATTGCGCTGAGCACCGAGCGCATTGCCCATGTGTTCGGTGTCGAAGCGGATATGATCGAGATCGGCGGCGCGAAACTGCCGCTGGTGCGAAGACCGTTATAG
- a CDS encoding GIY-YIG nuclease family protein gives MRVWQHLEGVVPGFTKQYGIKILVWYEIHESREAAIVRERQIKKWNRRWKLQMIETTNPAWRDLYDEIVL, from the coding sequence GTGCGGGTATGGCAGCATCTTGAGGGCGTTGTTCCAGGCTTCACGAAGCAATACGGCATCAAGATACTCGTGTGGTACGAGATACATGAATCGCGCGAAGCAGCCATCGTGAGGGAGCGCCAGATCAAAAAGTGGAATCGACGCTGGAAGCTTCAGATGATCGAGACCACAAATCCTGCTTGGCGTGATCTCTATGATGAGATTGTTTTATGA